A stretch of DNA from Flexistipes sp.:
AACGAATCCGGAGCTTCCGGAATATAAGCCATCATCCCCACAAGCAGCAACGGAGCTGTTTCGCCCATGGCTCTGGCAACCCCTAAAATTGTACCGGTCAGAATTCCCGGTACAGAAACAGGCAGTATGTGATGCCAGATCATCTGCCATTTTGATGCACCTACAGCCAGCGCACCGTGTCTGATCGAATCAGGTACAGCCTGAAGCGAGGCTCTGGTGCTGATAATTATAACAGGAAGTGTCATAAGAGACAGCGTCAATCCTCCCGCCAAAGCTGAAGATCTGGGCACACCGAAAAAATTGATAAAAACTGCCAACCCCAGTAAACCAAATAAAATGGAAGGTATGGCCGCCAGGTTATTTATATTAACCTCAATGGAGCGGGTAAGCATATTGTCAGGAGCGTACTCCTCAAGATATATTGCAGACATTACCCCGATAGGTACACTGAAAAGAACAGTCAGAATTATTACATAAAGCGTTCCCACGGCTGCAGAAAAGATACCTGAGATTTCCGGAAGCTTTGAGTCACCGTTGATGAAAAAATATTTATTAAAGGCAAGCTCAATCTTCCCCGCATTCTTCAATTTGTCTATTTTCTGCTTGTCACTGCTGCTGAGACCGTTAGGCTGGCCTTTAATATACTGATCCACAGAGTCCTTTGCCACAACCCAGCGTGTTACTGTTTTGCCCATCAAGTCAGGGTTATTCTCCACTTGTGAAGGAATCATTCTCACAAAACCGTGACTGACAAAATCCCTCACTTCCTCGTTTACTGCCAAAGGGGGGATTTCCACGGTTTCCATTGTATATGTGACTTTCGCTTTTATCTCTGTTTGCATAAAAGCGGTATAACCTTTACTGACAATATCAGTAAAAAAGAAAATCAAAAATCCCAGAGACAGAAGCAATGCTGCAAAACCGTAAAATTTGAAGCGTTTTTCCGCTCTGTACCTTTTTTTATTTGCCTGCGAAGACTCAATAAGCGATGACATTAACACACACTCTATTCATATTTTTCTCTGAATTTTCTGACAATGATAGTTGATATAATATTTAAAATCAAAGTAAGTATTAGTAAAACAAAGCCGAGGCCAAATGCAGACAGTGTTTCCAGACTGTCAAAAGACTGATCGCCTGTAAGAGAATCCACAATTCTCACGGTAACTGTGGTCATACCTTCCAGTGGATTAGCTGTCAGATTGGGTCTCAATCCTGCAGCCATAACAACAATCATAGTCTCCCCGATAGCTCTGGAAACAGAAAGAAGAAATGCTGATACAATCCCCGGCAGTGCTGCAGGCAATATGACCCTTTTGGTTGTTTCGGCCACTGTTGTACCTAAAGCCAATGACCCTTCTCTGAGACTGCGGGGTACAGCATTTATAACATCATCAGAAAGTGATGACATCAAAGGAATAATCATAATACCCATCACAAGGCCCGGTGAAAGCGCATTGGTATAAGCAGCTTCCAGACCAAAAAAAGCCGCAGCCTTAACAACCAGAGGGCTTACGGTAATTGCGGCAAAAAATCCGTATACAACTGTTGGAATACCAGCCAGAACTTCAAGAAGCGGTTTCATTATTTTTCGAAATTTTGGAGTTGCATATTCAGCCAGAAAAATTGCTGAAAAAAGTCCAATCGGAACAGCAACACACATTGCAATAAACGTTATCATAAACGTACCGGCGAAAATAGGAACGGCACCAAAATCGGCAGTAGCCGCCTGTTCCCCGCCTCTGCCGGCTCCGCTCAGAAAAGCCGTATCAGGATTCCATTTAGTTCCTGTAATAAAATTCCAGAAGCCAACAGCATCAAAAAATCTCAGCGCTTCAAATAAAATGGAAAGAACAATGCCCACCGTCGTCATAATAGAAACAAGAGATGCAGCAATCAAAGACCACTTTATAACATTTTCCACTTTATTACGTGCTCTGAAATCCGGGGATATTTTCTTTAAACCAAATGCAAAACCTGATGCCACCAAAACAATACATGCAGCAATAAGTATAAACGGGCTTACAGAGTAAATACCGGTAACATGTAACAGACCGGCAGCGACAGCCGCCACCATCGAAGGCACACCCATAATTACCACAACAAACCATCCGTGCATGTACGGTCGGGAATGAATGGATATATTTTGATTTTCCCAGACAGATGCTTTTCTGGATGCTATAATATAGGCTATATAAGCTAACGGAACTATGCCGCCCAGCACAATAAATATAAGATTCCCCAAGCTCAAATCTTAAACTCCCTGAAAACTATAAAGAGCCGGCAAAAACCGGCTCTCCTATATATTATTTTTCTGAACTTATTTCAAGTCTGATAATTGAAGCTCTTTTCTGTTTTCCCAGTTTTTCCTGACTTCTTCCCTTTTTTCCTTAGGCAGAGGTATCAAGCCTATATTTTTCAGATAGCCGTATTCCCCAATCATCTTTTCACTGAGAAAAAGATCAACATAAGCATCTATACCGGGAACTTTTCCGATATGATCTTTTTTAACATAGAAATACAAACTTCTGGATACAGGATATTTTCCGCTGGATATATATTCAGGCTTAGGTTCATATCCTTCAATTATTGCTCCCTGTATCCTGCCCTGATTTTCCTCAAGGAATGAATATCCAAATATACCAATTGCATCCGGATCCTTTGTGAGCCTTTGGACTATAAGGTTATCATTTTCACCAGCAGGCACATAAGCCCCGTCCTGACGAATCTTGGTATATTCACCTCCGTAAGCAGGAATTTCCTCGGAAGCAGCCTCCATGACCAATCCTTCAAAAGCATCTCTTGTCCCTGAAGAAGTCGGAGGACCGTATATCAAAATTTTAGTGTGCGGCAAATCAGGATTAATCTCGTCCCAGTATTCATAAGGATTCTTCACCAGTTTACCATTTTTCGGTACTTCAGCTGCAACAGCCAGAAGTATATCTTCTCTGCTTAATTTAAGTCTTTCGGCCTTTTCATTGTTTGCCAGAACAATTCCGTCATATCCGAAAACCACCTCAATAATTCCGTCAACTCCGTTGTCCATGGCCCTTTTAAACTCTGAAACCTTGATACGTCTTGACGAATTGGTAATATCAGGTGTGTCAATACCGTCTCCTGCCCATGTTAATTTGTGTCCGCCACCGGAACCTGTTGACTCGATAACGGGGGTGGGATACTTGGTTGTTGCCCCGAATTCTTCTGACACATAACTTGCAAAAGGATAAACCGTACTTGAACCCACAATTCTGATCTGATCCCTAGCCGAGGCGAAACTACTGGCGAAAACAACCATTGCCACAGCTATCAGCATACTTTTCAACAAACGTTTCATGTAAGAACCTCCTTTTTTTAAACGTTTTTCCAATCATTTGCCTGATTGTGAATGATTAAATTAATAGTGCTAACATGTTATATATATGTAATGTGCATGTAAAATTTTTGTAAAATGAGGAAACTATGGTTTTCTCAATAAATTTTAAAGACACTGCATACTTCATGTAATTAAAATACTTAAAGATTATTTGACAACTTCCTAACAATTTTCTGATTCTTTTTGTTTAAAATTATAAAAATAAAACTTCAAGTTTCGTACTTTGCTATGTCATTGCGAAACCGAGCACTTAAGAATCTAAGTGCTCGGTTGTGGCAATCTCAAAATAATATAAAAAAGAGATTGCTTCGTCGTTAC
This window harbors:
- the pstC gene encoding phosphate ABC transporter permease subunit PstC, with the translated sequence MSLGNLIFIVLGGIVPLAYIAYIIASRKASVWENQNISIHSRPYMHGWFVVVIMGVPSMVAAVAAGLLHVTGIYSVSPFILIAACIVLVASGFAFGLKKISPDFRARNKVENVIKWSLIAASLVSIMTTVGIVLSILFEALRFFDAVGFWNFITGTKWNPDTAFLSGAGRGGEQAATADFGAVPIFAGTFMITFIAMCVAVPIGLFSAIFLAEYATPKFRKIMKPLLEVLAGIPTVVYGFFAAITVSPLVVKAAAFFGLEAAYTNALSPGLVMGIMIIPLMSSLSDDVINAVPRSLREGSLALGTTVAETTKRVILPAALPGIVSAFLLSVSRAIGETMIVVMAAGLRPNLTANPLEGMTTVTVRIVDSLTGDQSFDSLETLSAFGLGFVLLILTLILNIISTIIVRKFREKYE
- a CDS encoding PstS family phosphate ABC transporter substrate-binding protein is translated as MKRLLKSMLIAVAMVVFASSFASARDQIRIVGSSTVYPFASYVSEEFGATTKYPTPVIESTGSGGGHKLTWAGDGIDTPDITNSSRRIKVSEFKRAMDNGVDGIIEVVFGYDGIVLANNEKAERLKLSREDILLAVAAEVPKNGKLVKNPYEYWDEINPDLPHTKILIYGPPTSSGTRDAFEGLVMEAASEEIPAYGGEYTKIRQDGAYVPAGENDNLIVQRLTKDPDAIGIFGYSFLEENQGRIQGAIIEGYEPKPEYISSGKYPVSRSLYFYVKKDHIGKVPGIDAYVDLFLSEKMIGEYGYLKNIGLIPLPKEKREEVRKNWENRKELQLSDLK
- the pstA gene encoding phosphate ABC transporter permease PstA; this encodes MSSLIESSQANKKRYRAEKRFKFYGFAALLLSLGFLIFFFTDIVSKGYTAFMQTEIKAKVTYTMETVEIPPLAVNEEVRDFVSHGFVRMIPSQVENNPDLMGKTVTRWVVAKDSVDQYIKGQPNGLSSSDKQKIDKLKNAGKIELAFNKYFFINGDSKLPEISGIFSAAVGTLYVIILTVLFSVPIGVMSAIYLEEYAPDNMLTRSIEVNINNLAAIPSILFGLLGLAVFINFFGVPRSSALAGGLTLSLMTLPVIIISTRASLQAVPDSIRHGALAVGASKWQMIWHHILPVSVPGILTGTILGVARAMGETAPLLLVGMMAYIPEAPDSFTDAATVLPAQIYTWASASQRAYVERTAAAIIVLLAILLTLNAAAIWLRNKNEKKW